From a region of the Mycobacterium intracellulare ATCC 13950 genome:
- the gcvP gene encoding aminomethyl-transferring glycine dehydrogenase has protein sequence MPDQSTFAARHIGPDSQAVAAMLAVIGVDSLDELASKAVPAGILDRLADNGAAPGLDRLPAPASETEALAELRALADANTVAVSMIGQGYYDTLTPPVLLRNILENPAWYTAYTPYQPEISQGRLEALLNFQTMVADLTGLEVANASMLDEGTAAAEAMTLMHRAARGKTNRLAVDADVFAQTAAILATRAKPLGIELVTADLRKGLPDGDFFGVVAQLPGAGGRVTDWTALVQQAHDRGALVAIGADLLACTLITPPGEIGADVAFGTTQRFGVPMGFGGPHAGYLAVHANHARQLPGRLVGVSLDADGNPAYRLALQTREQHIRRDKATSNICTAQVLLAVMAAMYASYHGAEGLTAIARRVHAHAEAIAAALGDALVHDKYFDTVLARVPGRAAEVIAAAKAKGINLWRVDDDHVSVACDEVTTDEHVAAVLEAFGVQPAEPVCAGITRTSEFLTHPAFTQYRTETAMMRYLRTLADKDIALDRSMIPLGSCTMKLNAAAEMEPITWPEFARQHPFAPASDTPGLRRLIADLETWLVHITGYDAVSLQPNAGSQGEYAGLLAIHDYHASRGEPHRDICLIPSSAHGTNAASAALAGMRVVVVACHSNGDVDLDDLRAKVAEHGERLSTLMITYPSTHGVYEHDIADICAAVHDAGGQVYVDGANLNALVGLARPGKFGGDVSHLNLHKTFCIPHGGGGPGVGPVAVRSHLAAFLPGHPHAPELPHGHPVSSAPYGSASILPISWAYIRMMGAEGLRAASLTAITSANYIARRLDEYFPVLYTGENGMVAHECILDLRGITKDTGVTVDDVAKRLADYGFHAPTMSFPVAGTLMVEPTESETLTEVDAFCEAMIAIRREIDRVGAGEWSVDDNPLRGAPHTAECLVIGEWDHPYTREEAAYPLGKDFRPKVWPPVRRIDGAYGDRNLVCSCPPVEAFA, from the coding sequence GTGCCCGATCAATCCACGTTCGCCGCCCGGCACATCGGCCCGGACAGCCAGGCCGTCGCCGCCATGCTCGCCGTGATCGGTGTCGACTCCCTCGACGAGCTGGCGTCCAAGGCGGTCCCGGCGGGCATCCTGGATCGGCTCGCCGACAACGGCGCCGCGCCGGGACTTGACCGCCTGCCGGCACCGGCCAGCGAGACCGAGGCGCTGGCAGAGTTGCGGGCGTTGGCCGACGCCAACACGGTGGCCGTGTCCATGATCGGTCAGGGCTACTACGACACGCTCACGCCGCCGGTGTTGTTGCGCAACATCTTGGAGAACCCCGCCTGGTACACGGCGTACACGCCGTATCAGCCGGAGATCAGCCAGGGCCGGCTCGAGGCGCTGCTGAACTTCCAGACGATGGTCGCCGACCTGACCGGCCTGGAGGTCGCCAACGCCTCCATGCTCGACGAGGGGACCGCCGCCGCCGAGGCCATGACCCTGATGCACCGCGCGGCCCGCGGCAAAACCAACCGGCTGGCCGTCGACGCCGACGTCTTCGCCCAGACCGCGGCCATTCTGGCCACCCGCGCCAAGCCGCTGGGCATCGAGCTCGTCACCGCCGACCTGCGGAAGGGCCTGCCCGACGGCGACTTCTTCGGCGTCGTCGCCCAGCTGCCCGGCGCCGGCGGCCGGGTCACCGACTGGACGGCTCTGGTCCAGCAGGCCCACGACCGCGGCGCGCTGGTCGCGATCGGCGCCGACCTGCTCGCGTGCACGCTGATCACGCCTCCCGGTGAGATCGGCGCCGACGTCGCCTTCGGTACCACCCAAAGATTCGGTGTGCCAATGGGATTCGGCGGACCGCACGCCGGCTACCTGGCCGTGCACGCCAACCACGCGCGCCAACTGCCCGGCCGGCTGGTGGGGGTCTCGCTGGACGCTGACGGCAACCCGGCCTACCGGCTGGCGCTGCAGACCCGCGAGCAGCACATCCGCCGCGACAAGGCGACCAGCAACATCTGCACCGCGCAGGTGCTGCTGGCGGTCATGGCCGCGATGTACGCCAGCTACCACGGCGCCGAGGGGCTGACCGCGATCGCGCGCCGCGTGCACGCTCACGCCGAGGCGATCGCCGCCGCGCTCGGTGATGCGCTGGTGCACGACAAGTACTTCGACACCGTGCTGGCCCGCGTGCCGGGCCGTGCCGCCGAGGTGATCGCCGCGGCCAAAGCCAAGGGCATCAACCTGTGGCGCGTCGACGACGACCACGTGTCGGTGGCCTGCGACGAGGTCACCACCGACGAACACGTCGCCGCGGTGCTCGAGGCCTTCGGGGTGCAACCGGCCGAGCCGGTGTGCGCCGGCATCACCCGCACCTCGGAGTTCCTGACCCATCCCGCCTTCACCCAGTACCGCACCGAGACGGCGATGATGCGCTACCTGCGCACCCTGGCGGACAAAGATATCGCCTTGGACCGCAGCATGATTCCGCTCGGCTCCTGCACGATGAAGCTCAACGCGGCCGCCGAGATGGAGCCGATCACCTGGCCGGAATTCGCCCGCCAGCATCCGTTCGCGCCGGCCTCCGACACCCCCGGGCTGCGGCGTCTGATCGCCGACCTGGAGACCTGGCTGGTGCACATCACCGGCTACGACGCCGTCTCGCTGCAACCCAACGCCGGCTCGCAGGGCGAATACGCCGGCCTGCTGGCCATCCACGACTACCACGCCAGCCGCGGCGAACCGCACCGCGACATCTGCCTGATCCCGTCGAGCGCGCACGGCACCAACGCGGCGTCGGCGGCGCTGGCCGGGATGCGGGTGGTGGTGGTGGCCTGCCACTCCAACGGCGACGTGGACCTCGACGACCTGCGCGCCAAGGTGGCCGAACACGGGGAGCGGCTGTCGACCCTGATGATCACCTACCCGTCCACGCACGGCGTCTACGAGCACGACATCGCCGACATCTGTGCCGCGGTGCACGACGCGGGGGGCCAGGTCTACGTGGACGGCGCCAACCTCAACGCGCTGGTCGGCCTGGCGCGGCCGGGGAAGTTCGGCGGCGACGTCAGCCACCTGAACCTGCACAAGACGTTCTGCATTCCGCACGGGGGCGGCGGACCGGGCGTCGGGCCGGTGGCCGTGCGTTCGCATCTGGCGGCGTTCCTGCCCGGGCACCCGCACGCCCCCGAGCTGCCCCACGGGCATCCGGTGTCCTCGGCGCCGTACGGGTCCGCCTCGATCCTGCCGATCAGCTGGGCCTACATCCGGATGATGGGCGCCGAGGGCCTGCGCGCGGCGTCGCTGACCGCGATCACCTCGGCCAACTACATCGCCCGTCGCCTCGACGAGTACTTCCCGGTGCTCTACACCGGCGAGAACGGCATGGTGGCCCACGAGTGCATCCTGGACCTGCGCGGCATCACCAAAGACACCGGCGTGACCGTCGACGACGTCGCAAAGCGCCTGGCGGACTACGGTTTTCACGCGCCCACGATGAGCTTCCCCGTGGCCGGCACGCTGATGGTGGAACCCACCGAGAGCGAGACCCTGACCGAAGTCGACGCCTTCTGCGAGGCCATGATCGCGATTCGCCGCGAGATCGATCGGGTGGGTGCGGGGGAGTGGTCCGTCGACGACAACCCGCTGCGCGGCGCCCCGCACACGGCCGAGTGCCTGGTCATCGGCGAGTGGGACCACCCGTACACCCGCGAAGAGGCCGCCTATCCGCTGGGCAAGGACTTCCGGCCCAAGGTGTGGCCGCCGGTGCGCCGTATCGACGGCGCCTACGGCGACCGCAACCTGGTCTGCTCGTGCCCGCCCGTGGAGGCGTTCGCCTGA
- a CDS encoding TetR/AcrR family transcriptional regulator — MADPAMLLGALPDGLASLDPTARTIVTAARTCFTERGFSNTTMQDIADTAGVGVATVYRRFRHKRNLVRLTIMDESLRLSTLVSEVAGRAGSPEEGIAEVFAAFVHEASAPKLLTRSIRESPAAGELSAYLTDEHLIAMTRGYIATWLRRWQERGELAADLDTEIVGEMIGRLIISLIKTPESVIPIYNPNEARDFARRYLVPLALRAPARTPG; from the coding sequence ATGGCAGACCCCGCGATGCTGCTCGGCGCGCTGCCCGACGGCCTGGCCAGCCTCGATCCGACCGCCCGCACGATCGTCACCGCGGCACGCACCTGCTTCACCGAGCGCGGATTCTCCAACACCACCATGCAGGACATCGCCGACACCGCCGGTGTCGGCGTCGCCACCGTCTACCGCCGGTTTCGGCACAAGCGAAACCTGGTGCGGCTGACCATCATGGACGAATCGCTGCGGCTGAGCACGCTGGTCTCCGAGGTCGCGGGTCGCGCGGGATCACCGGAGGAAGGGATCGCCGAAGTCTTCGCCGCGTTCGTGCACGAGGCCTCCGCCCCCAAGTTGTTGACCCGAAGCATCCGCGAATCGCCCGCCGCCGGGGAGCTGTCCGCCTACCTGACCGACGAGCACCTGATCGCCATGACGCGCGGCTACATCGCGACGTGGCTGCGCCGCTGGCAGGAGCGTGGCGAACTGGCCGCCGACCTGGACACCGAGATCGTCGGCGAGATGATCGGGCGCCTGATCATTTCGCTGATCAAGACGCCCGAGTCCGTCATCCCGATCTACAACCCGAACGAGGCCCGCGACTTCGCCCGCCGATACCTGGTGCCGCTGGCGTTGCGGGCCCCGGCGCGAACGCCGGGGTGA
- a CDS encoding small basic family protein, which yields MIGIAALAIGIALGLVFHPSVPEVVQPYLPIAVVAALDAVFGGLRAYLERIFDPKVFVISFVFNVFVAALIVYVGDQLGVGTQLSTAIIVVLGIRIFGNAAALRRRLFGA from the coding sequence ATGATCGGTATCGCGGCGCTGGCGATCGGCATCGCGCTGGGCCTGGTTTTTCACCCCTCGGTGCCCGAAGTCGTGCAGCCCTATCTGCCGATCGCGGTGGTCGCGGCGCTCGACGCCGTGTTCGGCGGGTTGCGTGCCTATCTGGAGCGGATCTTCGACCCCAAGGTCTTCGTGATCTCGTTCGTGTTCAACGTCTTCGTGGCCGCGCTCATCGTCTATGTCGGCGACCAATTGGGGGTGGGCACCCAGTTGTCGACGGCCATCATCGTCGTGCTCGGTATCCGCATCTTCGGCAACGCGGCGGCCCTGCGCCGCCGGCTGTTCGGGGCGTGA
- a CDS encoding bifunctional nuclease family protein — protein MGEVRVVGIRVEQPQNQPVLLLRETDGDRYLPIWIGQSEAAAIALEQQGVEPPRPLTHDLIRDVIAALGHSLKEVRIVDLQEGTFYADLVFDRNITVSARPSDSVAIALRVGVPIYVEEPVLAQAGLLIPDETDEEGGTAVREDEVEKFKEFLDSVSPDDFKAT, from the coding sequence ATGGGTGAGGTTCGTGTTGTCGGCATTCGCGTAGAGCAGCCGCAAAACCAGCCGGTGTTGTTGCTGCGCGAAACCGACGGTGACCGTTACCTGCCGATCTGGATCGGCCAGTCGGAGGCTGCCGCCATCGCCCTCGAGCAGCAGGGTGTCGAGCCGCCTCGTCCGCTGACGCACGATCTGATCAGGGATGTCATTGCCGCGCTTGGGCATTCGCTCAAAGAGGTGCGGATCGTCGATCTGCAGGAAGGCACTTTCTACGCCGACCTGGTGTTCGACCGCAACATCACCGTGTCGGCGCGGCCCTCGGATTCGGTGGCGATAGCGCTGCGCGTCGGCGTCCCGATCTACGTCGAGGAGCCCGTGCTTGCCCAGGCCGGGCTCTTGATCCCCGACGAGACCGACGAAGAGGGCGGCACCGCCGTCCGCGAGGACGAGGTGGAGAAGTTCAAGGAATTTCTCGACAGCGTGTCTCCCGACGATTTCAAAGCCACCTAG
- a CDS encoding DUF881 domain-containing protein, translating to MSQDPTDRDAGAAPDQAAPHGRHELRGKHPRGGLSGMLRGGRSRLGFGTLAVLLCLLLGIAIVTQVRQTESGDSLDTARPADLLVLLDSLRQREGTLRSEVNELENTLNSLQASGNNDQAAIQSAQSRLAALSILVGAVGATGPGVTVTIEDPGPGVSPEAMLDVINELRAAGAEAIEVNDAHQSVRVGVDTWVAGAPGSLTVDSKTLSPAYSILAIGDPPTLAAAMNIPGGAQDTVKRVGARMSVQQAERVDVTTLRQPKPHQYAQPVK from the coding sequence GTGAGTCAGGATCCGACGGATCGCGACGCCGGCGCGGCGCCGGATCAGGCCGCGCCACACGGGCGTCACGAACTGCGCGGGAAACACCCCCGCGGCGGGTTGTCCGGCATGCTGCGCGGCGGCCGCTCCCGCCTGGGTTTCGGCACGCTGGCCGTCCTGTTGTGTCTGCTTCTCGGGATCGCCATCGTCACCCAGGTTCGCCAGACCGAATCGGGCGATTCGCTGGACACGGCGCGCCCCGCCGACCTGTTGGTGCTGCTGGATTCGTTGCGGCAGCGCGAGGGCACACTCCGCAGCGAGGTGAACGAGCTGGAGAACACGCTGAATTCGTTGCAGGCGTCCGGCAACAACGACCAGGCCGCCATCCAGTCCGCCCAATCCCGGCTGGCGGCGCTGTCCATCCTGGTCGGCGCCGTGGGCGCCACGGGGCCCGGCGTCACCGTCACGATCGAGGACCCCGGGCCGGGGGTTTCCCCCGAGGCGATGCTCGACGTGATCAACGAGTTGCGCGCCGCGGGCGCGGAGGCGATCGAGGTCAACGACGCCCACCAGTCCGTGCGCGTGGGCGTCGACACGTGGGTCGCGGGTGCGCCCGGGTCGCTGACCGTCGACTCCAAAACGCTGTCGCCCGCGTATTCGATTCTGGCGATTGGTGATCCGCCCACCCTGGCCGCGGCGATGAACATTCCCGGTGGCGCGCAGGACACGGTCAAGCGCGTCGGGGCGCGGATGTCCGTCCAGCAGGCCGAACGGGTGGACGTGACCACCTTGCGGCAACCAAAACCGCACCAATACGCTCAGCCCGTCAAGTGA
- the garA gene encoding glycogen accumulation regulator GarA, which yields MDSGSQQDQNSDEVTVETTSVFRADFLNELDAPAQAGTESAVSGVEGLPAGSALLVVKRGPNAGSRFLLDQPTTSAGRHPDSDIFLDDVTVSRRHAEFRLENNEFSVVDVGSLNGTYVNREPVDSAVLANGDEVQIGKFRLVFLTGPKQGEDGGSSG from the coding sequence ATGGACTCAGGAAGTCAGCAAGACCAGAATTCGGACGAAGTCACGGTAGAGACGACCTCTGTCTTTCGCGCCGACTTCCTCAACGAGCTCGACGCACCCGCGCAGGCGGGCACGGAAAGCGCGGTATCCGGGGTCGAGGGACTCCCGGCGGGTTCGGCGCTGCTGGTCGTCAAACGGGGTCCCAACGCGGGATCGCGGTTCCTGCTCGACCAGCCCACCACGTCGGCGGGCCGGCACCCGGACAGCGACATCTTCCTCGACGACGTGACCGTCAGCCGCCGCCACGCCGAATTCAGGTTGGAAAACAACGAATTCAGCGTCGTCGACGTTGGTAGTCTCAACGGCACTTACGTCAACCGTGAGCCCGTGGACTCCGCGGTGCTGGCCAATGGCGACGAAGTGCAGATCGGCAAGTTCCGCTTGGTGTTTCTGACCGGACCCAAGCAGGGTGAGGATGGAGGATCTTCGGGCTAG
- a CDS encoding MerR family transcriptional regulator → MSEQPRQEQLNLAEQGTDASSDRSITAAGPPVQPGLFPDDSVPDELVGYRGPSACQIAGITYRQLDYWARTSLVVPSIRSAAGSGSQRLYSFKDILVLKIVKRLLDTGISLHNIRVAVDHLRQRGVQDLANITLFSDGTTVYECTSAEEVVDLLQGGQGVFGIAVSGAMRELTGVIADFPGERADGGESIAEPEDELASRRKHRDRKIG, encoded by the coding sequence GTGAGCGAGCAGCCACGCCAAGAACAGCTCAACCTAGCTGAGCAGGGCACCGACGCGAGTAGCGACCGCAGCATCACCGCGGCCGGCCCCCCCGTGCAGCCCGGCCTGTTCCCGGACGACTCCGTGCCCGACGAACTCGTCGGCTACCGCGGTCCCAGCGCGTGCCAGATCGCCGGCATCACCTACCGGCAGTTGGACTACTGGGCGCGCACCTCGCTGGTGGTCCCGTCGATCCGCAGCGCGGCGGGCTCCGGAAGCCAGCGGCTCTACTCGTTCAAAGACATCCTGGTTCTCAAGATCGTCAAGCGGTTGCTCGACACCGGCATCTCGCTGCACAACATCCGCGTCGCGGTCGACCACCTGCGTCAGCGCGGTGTTCAGGATCTGGCCAACATCACCCTGTTCTCCGACGGCACCACCGTCTACGAGTGCACGTCGGCCGAAGAGGTCGTCGACCTGCTCCAGGGCGGGCAGGGCGTGTTCGGCATCGCCGTGTCCGGCGCCATGCGCGAGCTGACCGGCGTCATCGCCGACTTCCCGGGCGAGCGGGCCGACGGCGGCGAGTCGATCGCCGAACCCGAGGACGAGCTGGCGTCCCGGCGCAAGCACCGCGACCGCAAGATCGGCTGA
- a CDS encoding oxygenase MpaB family protein, protein MAQPLPTDPEDVPAGPERRDRRADTDSADTSFLAEEISPWLSPAYGAANVVMQLANSGVAYGVMESKVDSGNLYKHPFKRARTTFTYIAVAIAGNARDRRVYREAVNAAHAQVRSGPQSPVRYNAFDPQLQLWVASCMAAVFEDTRRLRGGRSRRDPDTIHRAASVFATTLQVPPEMWPADREAADRYWQEQLDRLDFDDRMRSYLIGIARLDFLPAPVSALFGGWNLFMTLGYLPPQLREKLGFGWTAAQQRRFDRWQRLLGVLDLFTPRFLTRLGVQAVVWDMRLRHRIGATVV, encoded by the coding sequence ATGGCCCAGCCCCTGCCCACCGACCCGGAGGACGTCCCGGCCGGACCCGAGCGGCGCGACCGGCGGGCGGACACGGATTCCGCCGACACCTCGTTTCTCGCCGAGGAGATATCGCCGTGGCTGTCCCCCGCCTACGGCGCGGCGAACGTCGTGATGCAGCTGGCGAATTCCGGTGTGGCCTATGGCGTGATGGAAAGCAAGGTGGACAGCGGCAACCTGTACAAGCATCCGTTCAAACGCGCCCGCACCACCTTCACCTACATCGCGGTGGCCATCGCCGGCAACGCGCGGGACCGCCGTGTGTACCGGGAGGCCGTCAACGCCGCACACGCCCAGGTGCGCTCCGGCCCGCAAAGCCCGGTGCGCTACAACGCCTTCGACCCGCAGTTACAGCTGTGGGTCGCCTCCTGCATGGCCGCGGTGTTCGAGGACACCCGCAGGCTGCGGGGCGGCCGTTCCCGACGCGACCCCGACACCATCCACCGGGCGGCGTCGGTGTTCGCCACCACATTGCAGGTGCCGCCGGAAATGTGGCCCGCCGACCGCGAAGCCGCAGACCGGTACTGGCAGGAGCAACTCGACCGGCTCGACTTCGACGACCGCATGCGCAGCTACCTGATCGGCATCGCGCGCCTGGATTTTCTGCCCGCCCCCGTCTCGGCGCTGTTCGGCGGGTGGAACCTCTTCATGACGCTGGGGTACCTGCCGCCGCAGCTGCGCGAAAAGCTCGGGTTCGGCTGGACGGCCGCGCAGCAACGCCGGTTCGACCGCTGGCAGCGCCTCCTCGGGGTCCTGGACCTGTTCACGCCGCGGTTCTTGACGCGCCTCGGCGTGCAGGCGGTGGTGTGGGACATGCGTTTGCGGCACCGGATCGGGGCGACCGTCGTGTGA
- a CDS encoding DUF881 domain-containing protein has translation MADVDRRLGGYDPNAGHSAHVAARPQQIPVPSLLRALLSEHLDPGYAAAAAKRATTEGRQRAFGWLWQALAALLIATVFAAAVAQARSVAPGVRDAQQLLLGNVRAMEGSATQLAQRRNQLSTRLDDVQRRVLADDAEGQRLLKRLDALSVAAASTAIIGPGLKLTVTDPGASPNLSDVSKQRVGGSRQIILDRDLQLVVNSLWASGAEAVSVGGVRIGPNVTIRQAGGAILVDNNPTSSPYTILAIGPPRSMRDVFDNSPGLQRLRLLEISYGVVVTVDVADGLSLPAGSVRDVKFAKQIGP, from the coding sequence ATGGCTGACGTGGACCGCCGGCTCGGCGGCTATGACCCCAACGCCGGTCACAGCGCGCACGTGGCGGCCCGGCCGCAACAGATTCCGGTGCCCTCGCTGTTGCGCGCGCTGCTGTCCGAGCACCTGGATCCCGGCTACGCCGCGGCGGCGGCCAAGCGAGCTACCACCGAAGGACGCCAGCGCGCGTTCGGTTGGCTGTGGCAGGCCCTGGCCGCGCTCCTCATCGCCACGGTTTTCGCCGCCGCGGTCGCGCAGGCCCGTTCGGTCGCCCCCGGGGTGCGCGACGCCCAGCAACTGCTGTTGGGCAACGTGCGGGCGATGGAAGGCTCGGCGACGCAGTTGGCGCAGCGGCGCAACCAGCTCTCGACACGACTCGACGACGTGCAGCGCCGCGTGCTGGCCGACGATGCCGAGGGGCAGCGGTTGCTGAAACGGCTCGACGCGCTCAGCGTGGCGGCCGCCAGCACGGCGATCATCGGTCCCGGCCTGAAGTTGACCGTGACCGATCCGGGTGCCAGCCCGAACCTTTCCGACGTGTCCAAACAGCGGGTCGGCGGCAGCAGGCAGATCATCCTCGACCGCGACCTGCAGCTGGTGGTCAACTCGTTGTGGGCCAGCGGCGCCGAGGCGGTCTCGGTCGGCGGCGTGCGGATCGGGCCCAACGTGACCATCCGGCAGGCCGGCGGCGCGATCCTCGTCGACAACAACCCGACCAGCAGTCCGTACACCATCCTGGCGATCGGGCCGCCGCGCTCGATGCGCGACGTCTTCGACAACAGCCCGGGGCTGCAGCGCCTGAGGCTGCTGGAGATTTCCTACGGCGTGGTGGTTACGGTGGATGTTGCCGACGGTCTTTCGCTGCCTGCCGGATCCGTCCGGGATGTCAAGTTCGCCAAGCAGATTGGGCCATAG
- the gcvH gene encoding glycine cleavage system protein GcvH has translation MSDIPPDLRYTAEHEWVRRSGDDTLRVGITDFAQSALGDVVFVQLPDVGAELTAGESFGEVESTKSVSDLYAPVSGKVSAVNTDLEGSPQLVNSDPYGAGWLLDVQVSDVAEVESAISSLLDAEAYRGTLTE, from the coding sequence GTGAGCGATATCCCGCCCGATCTGCGCTACACCGCCGAACACGAATGGGTTCGTCGAAGCGGCGATGACACACTGCGGGTGGGCATCACCGACTTTGCACAGTCGGCGTTGGGCGATGTCGTGTTCGTTCAGCTGCCCGACGTGGGCGCGGAGCTGACCGCCGGTGAATCCTTCGGCGAGGTCGAATCGACGAAATCGGTGTCGGACCTGTACGCCCCGGTCTCGGGCAAAGTGTCGGCCGTCAACACCGATCTGGAAGGCAGCCCGCAACTGGTCAACTCCGATCCGTACGGGGCCGGGTGGTTGCTGGATGTGCAGGTATCCGACGTCGCCGAAGTGGAGTCCGCCATTTCGTCGTTGCTCGACGCGGAGGCCTACCGCGGAACGCTGACCGAATGA
- a CDS encoding oxygenase MpaB family protein codes for MTMTSRIDRRGNASAATFVPPEAEWNSAHRALADDVRWFAGSPLAAAFGRLALDQVAHREIAAAVDRSGRFADNFTDRGIRSAAFTALAAFGDSSDVKASRDDLKRLHRDVRGTGKDSFSDTRYSALNPEVWTWVAVSGLNLLYQGYLRVCGRRLTLAEKEVVYQTLRSELQFLELPSKQGKLPATLHDMLEHYDAVAAKDLADNEFLQFANRSFVAPPIPKLLVSRQLRPVLQVVWPVLTTLASRPVVVCSAAVAHPTMRRLLNVRWGAREQVEFVVYVAALQLGWRWLPRRLTLEPLAYNRYQYERLRDRYRSVLLDSFAAPERN; via the coding sequence ATGACGATGACAAGCCGAATCGACCGGCGCGGCAACGCTTCCGCGGCGACGTTCGTGCCCCCCGAAGCGGAATGGAATTCCGCGCACCGGGCGCTGGCCGACGACGTCAGGTGGTTCGCCGGGTCGCCGCTGGCCGCGGCGTTCGGCCGCCTGGCCCTCGACCAGGTCGCGCATCGCGAAATCGCGGCCGCGGTGGACCGCAGCGGACGCTTCGCCGACAACTTCACCGACCGTGGGATCCGCAGTGCGGCGTTCACCGCCCTCGCCGCCTTCGGTGACAGCTCGGACGTGAAGGCGTCGCGGGACGATCTCAAACGGTTGCACCGCGACGTCCGCGGCACGGGAAAGGACTCGTTCAGCGACACGCGCTACAGCGCGCTCAACCCCGAGGTGTGGACCTGGGTGGCCGTGAGCGGTCTCAACCTCTTGTACCAGGGTTATCTGCGGGTGTGCGGGCGTCGCCTCACCCTCGCCGAGAAAGAGGTCGTCTATCAGACCCTGCGTTCGGAACTGCAGTTTCTGGAGCTGCCCAGCAAGCAGGGGAAGCTGCCGGCGACCCTGCACGACATGCTCGAACATTACGACGCCGTCGCGGCAAAAGACTTGGCCGACAACGAGTTTCTGCAATTCGCCAATCGCAGCTTCGTCGCCCCGCCGATCCCGAAGCTGCTGGTTTCCCGGCAACTGCGGCCCGTGCTGCAAGTGGTCTGGCCGGTGCTGACCACTCTGGCATCGCGCCCGGTGGTCGTGTGTTCGGCCGCCGTCGCCCACCCCACGATGCGCCGGCTGCTCAATGTGCGGTGGGGCGCGCGCGAGCAGGTCGAGTTCGTCGTCTACGTCGCCGCGTTGCAGCTGGGCTGGCGGTGGTTGCCGCGCCGGCTGACGTTGGAACCCCTGGCCTACAACCGCTACCAATACGAGCGGCTCCGCGACCGCTACCGTTCGGTGCTGCTGGATTCCTTCGCGGCGCCCGAGCGGAATTGA
- the ftsR gene encoding transcriptional regulator FtsR — protein sequence MSAPDSSALAGMSIGAVLELLRPDFPDVTISKIRFLEAEGLVTPQRAASGYRRFTAYDCARLRFILTAQRDHYLPLKVIRAQLDAQPDGELPPFKTSYAVPRLVSVNRTGEVGADAGADTSAVAATHVRLSREDLLARAGVDDDLLTALLKAGVITTGPAGFFDEHAVVILQCARALSDYGVEPRHLRAFRSAADRQSDLIAQIAGPVVKANKAGARDRADDLAREVAALAITLHTSLIKSAVRDVLDR from the coding sequence GTGAGCGCACCCGATAGCTCGGCACTGGCCGGGATGTCGATCGGGGCGGTTCTGGAATTGTTGAGGCCGGACTTCCCCGATGTCACCATCTCCAAGATCCGCTTCTTGGAGGCCGAGGGGCTGGTGACGCCGCAACGGGCCGCGTCGGGTTACCGGAGGTTCACCGCGTACGACTGCGCGCGGTTGCGCTTCATCCTTACCGCGCAGCGTGATCACTACCTGCCGTTGAAGGTCATCCGGGCGCAACTGGACGCCCAGCCCGACGGCGAGCTACCGCCGTTCAAAACCTCCTATGCCGTCCCGCGCCTGGTGTCGGTGAACCGAACCGGGGAGGTCGGCGCGGACGCGGGAGCGGACACTTCGGCGGTGGCGGCCACGCACGTCCGGCTGAGCCGCGAAGACCTGCTGGCGCGTGCGGGCGTGGACGACGACCTGCTGACGGCCTTGCTCAAGGCCGGCGTCATCACCACCGGGCCCGCGGGTTTCTTCGACGAGCACGCCGTCGTGATCCTGCAATGCGCGCGGGCGCTGTCGGACTACGGCGTCGAGCCGCGGCATCTGCGCGCATTCCGGTCGGCGGCGGACCGGCAGTCGGATTTGATCGCCCAAATCGCCGGGCCGGTAGTCAAAGCCAACAAGGCCGGTGCCCGGGATCGCGCCGACGATTTGGCGCGTGAAGTTGCGGCGCTGGCCATCACGTTGCACACGTCGTTGATCAAATCCGCCGTTCGCGACGTTCTGGATCGCTGA